Proteins encoded by one window of Brevibacterium atlanticum:
- a CDS encoding YhjD/YihY/BrkB family envelope integrity protein — protein MAPAKVLASRNTVAEAGHNAVNRPGPAHLMRAVQRFGQRLGNQFGAAITYFLVLAVMPIAMVSLASIGFVLDVARPDLLSMVTEQIESFTAGNSSLTEQLESYLLDWQGVGIIGIITGLYTGQGFIGNLGAAVRAQLHEDFDEVVEKSFVKKILNNVVTLIGLIIGLLIAVALTVVGTGLRSVIADFLGLGGFAGSLLFIVPLLLVFAAAWLIFMFLFTMLPEKPVDKRAKIRGSLIGAVAFVILINFSTVLVNIFSGNKAAGVFGSIIAIMLTLNVFARIVLFIAAWIGTANPPKLNEEEEPEYRFVEPKVQAQSLGALLAGAGIVTLTLLGFRRWEEHQSAEE, from the coding sequence GTGGCACCAGCCAAAGTACTGGCCTCGCGCAACACCGTCGCCGAGGCCGGCCACAACGCCGTCAATCGGCCGGGACCCGCACACCTCATGCGCGCCGTGCAGCGGTTCGGTCAGCGTCTGGGCAACCAGTTCGGCGCCGCGATCACCTACTTCCTCGTCCTCGCGGTCATGCCGATCGCCATGGTCAGCCTCGCGAGCATCGGCTTCGTCCTCGACGTCGCCCGCCCCGATCTGCTGTCCATGGTCACCGAGCAGATCGAGTCGTTCACGGCAGGCAATTCCTCCCTGACCGAGCAGCTCGAGAGTTACCTGCTCGACTGGCAGGGCGTGGGGATCATCGGTATCATCACCGGCCTCTACACGGGGCAGGGATTCATCGGCAACCTCGGTGCGGCCGTCCGTGCCCAGCTGCATGAGGACTTCGATGAAGTCGTGGAGAAGTCCTTCGTCAAGAAGATCCTCAACAACGTCGTCACCCTCATCGGCCTCATCATCGGTCTGCTCATTGCGGTGGCGCTCACGGTCGTCGGGACCGGACTGCGGTCGGTCATCGCCGACTTCCTCGGTCTCGGCGGATTCGCCGGCAGCCTGCTCTTCATCGTCCCGCTGCTGCTCGTCTTCGCAGCAGCCTGGCTGATCTTCATGTTCCTGTTCACGATGCTGCCGGAGAAGCCGGTGGACAAGCGAGCCAAGATCCGCGGTTCGCTCATCGGCGCGGTCGCATTCGTCATCCTCATCAACTTCTCCACCGTGTTGGTCAACATCTTCTCCGGAAACAAGGCCGCAGGTGTCTTCGGCTCGATCATCGCGATCATGCTCACCCTCAATGTCTTCGCCCGCATCGTCCTCTTCATCGCCGCATGGATCGGGACCGCGAACCCGCCGAAGCTCAACGAGGAGGAAGAACCCGAGTACCGCTTCGTCGAACCCAAGGTGCAGGCGCAGAGCCTCGGCGCGCTCCTCGCCGGTGCCGGGATCGTCACGCTGACCCTGCTCGGCTTCAGGCGCTGGGAGGAGCACCAGTCCGCCGAGGAATAG
- a CDS encoding glyceraldehyde-3-phosphate dehydrogenase — MTDATTARLDDWAKKQTAAEELIPLVGRLYRENDVLLTLFGRSLLNKSVTGMIKAHRYARHFLGEDLDIEVTHRVVSALAGLNLAPARIDLGRLVEKMDDPNGDIDAYLAEALAEVVDSQSGKGEVRDVVLYGFGRIGRLLARILIDRAGGTGMRLRAIVVRRGGENDIVKRASLLRRDSVHGPFDGSIVVDEAANTIQANGTLIQVIYSDDPSQVDYTSYGIDNAIIVDNTGKWRDEDGLAKHLACPGAAKVLLTAPGKGDVKNIVFGVNDDAILDSDRILSAASCTTNAITPVLKAINDRFGVRNGHVETVHSFTNDQNLIDNFHKGSRRGRAAGLNMVLTETGAAKAVAKALPELAGKLSGNAIRVPTPNVSMAILNLNLETATDVDELNAFLREASMHSPLRNQIDYVSSPELVSTDLVGSKRAGVVDGLATIVDDDRVVVYVWYDNEFGYSCQVIRCVAKMADVDVPAFP, encoded by the coding sequence TTGACTGACGCAACGACGGCACGCCTGGACGACTGGGCGAAGAAGCAGACCGCCGCCGAAGAACTCATTCCGCTAGTCGGACGCCTGTACCGCGAGAACGACGTGCTGCTCACGCTGTTCGGACGGTCACTGCTGAACAAGTCGGTGACCGGCATGATCAAGGCGCACCGCTACGCCCGTCACTTCCTCGGCGAGGACCTCGACATCGAGGTCACCCACCGTGTCGTCAGTGCCCTGGCCGGACTCAACCTGGCACCGGCACGCATCGATCTGGGACGCCTCGTCGAAAAGATGGACGATCCGAACGGCGATATCGATGCCTACCTTGCCGAAGCGCTCGCCGAGGTCGTCGACTCCCAGTCCGGCAAGGGCGAGGTCCGCGACGTCGTCCTCTACGGATTCGGCCGGATCGGTCGGCTCCTGGCCCGCATCCTCATCGACCGCGCCGGCGGCACCGGGATGCGTCTGCGCGCCATCGTCGTGCGTCGAGGTGGCGAGAACGACATCGTCAAGCGTGCGTCGCTGCTGCGCCGCGACTCGGTCCACGGGCCCTTCGACGGCAGCATCGTCGTCGACGAGGCGGCCAACACCATCCAGGCCAACGGCACCCTCATCCAGGTCATCTACTCCGACGATCCCTCCCAGGTCGACTACACCTCCTACGGCATCGACAATGCGATCATCGTCGACAACACCGGAAAGTGGCGCGACGAGGACGGCCTGGCCAAGCACCTCGCCTGCCCGGGAGCCGCGAAGGTTCTGCTCACCGCGCCCGGCAAGGGCGACGTCAAGAACATCGTCTTCGGTGTCAACGACGATGCGATCCTCGACTCCGACCGGATCCTCTCGGCCGCGTCCTGCACGACGAACGCAATCACGCCCGTGCTCAAGGCCATCAACGACAGGTTCGGTGTGCGCAACGGTCACGTCGAGACGGTGCACTCATTCACCAACGACCAGAACCTCATCGACAACTTCCACAAGGGTTCGCGACGTGGTCGCGCGGCCGGGCTGAACATGGTGCTCACCGAGACCGGCGCCGCCAAGGCTGTGGCCAAGGCGCTGCCGGAGTTGGCCGGGAAGCTCTCGGGCAACGCGATCCGCGTTCCCACCCCGAACGTGTCGATGGCGATCCTCAACCTCAACCTCGAGACCGCCACGGATGTCGACGAGCTCAATGCCTTCCTGCGCGAGGCCTCGATGCATTCGCCGCTGCGCAACCAGATCGACTATGTGTCCTCCCCCGAGCTCGTCTCGACCGACCTCGTCGGCTCGAAGCGCGCCGGCGTCGTCGACGGACTGGCGACGATCGTCGATGATGATCGCGTCGTCGTCTACGTCTGGTACGACAACGAGTTCGGCTACAGCTGCCAGGTCATCCGCTGTGTGGCGAAGATGGCCGATGTCGACGTTCCCGCGTTTCCCTGA
- a CDS encoding D-2-hydroxyacid dehydrogenase has translation MTVLTILNAPGTEIPTLLTDLGEWDGVELRIAEADTLGQALPGTDVLLMWDFFSTALKDAYGSADRLEWVHAAAAGVDSLLFDELVDSPVTVTNARGIFDRPIAEFVLNYILMHAKSAIGSLADQREAKWNRRSTRDITGSTALVVGTGAIGREIARLLTAVGIDVTGAGSRARSGDADFGEVIDSATLTEHVAGFDWVVDIAPLTERTERLINAEVFAAMDDTAVFINVGRGDTVDTDALVNALRTGQIAGAGLDVFDEEPLPAGHPLWAMDNVIITPHMSGDTDGWRMRLAQQFHRLFEQYLAGEAFPHTVDKTVGYVR, from the coding sequence ATGACGGTACTGACGATTCTCAATGCGCCTGGGACCGAGATCCCCACCCTGCTCACCGACCTGGGAGAGTGGGACGGAGTCGAGCTGCGGATCGCCGAGGCGGACACCCTGGGCCAGGCGCTGCCGGGCACCGATGTGCTGCTGATGTGGGACTTCTTCTCCACCGCGCTCAAGGACGCCTACGGCTCTGCCGACCGGCTCGAGTGGGTGCATGCGGCGGCCGCGGGCGTCGACTCGCTGCTCTTCGACGAACTCGTCGACTCACCGGTGACGGTGACGAACGCGCGTGGGATCTTCGACCGTCCGATCGCCGAATTCGTGCTCAACTACATCCTCATGCACGCGAAGAGCGCGATCGGCTCCCTGGCCGATCAGCGTGAGGCGAAGTGGAATCGGCGTTCGACGCGGGACATCACGGGTTCCACGGCGCTCGTCGTCGGCACCGGGGCGATCGGTCGGGAGATCGCCCGTCTGCTCACGGCCGTGGGCATCGACGTCACCGGGGCTGGTTCCCGAGCCCGCAGCGGGGACGCCGATTTCGGCGAGGTCATCGACTCGGCCACCCTCACCGAGCACGTCGCCGGCTTCGACTGGGTGGTCGACATCGCGCCTCTGACCGAGCGGACGGAGAGGCTCATCAACGCCGAGGTGTTCGCGGCCATGGACGACACCGCCGTGTTCATCAACGTCGGCCGCGGCGACACCGTCGACACCGACGCCCTCGTCAACGCACTGCGCACCGGCCAGATCGCCGGAGCCGGACTCGACGTCTTCGACGAAGAGCCGCTTCCTGCCGGGCATCCGCTGTGGGCGATGGACAACGTCATCATCACCCCGCACATGAGCGGGGACACCGACGGGTGGCGGATGCGTTTGGCGCAGCAGTTCCACCGGCTCTTCGAGCAGTACCTGGCCGGCGAAGCCTTCCCGCACACCGTCGACAAGACCGTCGGGTACGTCCGTTGA
- a CDS encoding TetR family transcriptional regulator: MPAEESLRSKKARMTRNALHEAAITRVLEDGLAAATVATIAADAGVSTRTFFNYFDTKEDAIVGLGADVSVDEGLADDYVYSGSGLSTLAEDTARFVREALLIGSVDPELPARRRRLFALYPELVSKSFDRAEALEEIVAGHVLRRLRHLGQEFSTEDSAWRSARMLTQLCRVPLNHAGQTIKRNPETVEEKGGTPAIFDDSLGLFLKVLDRLR; encoded by the coding sequence ATGCCTGCCGAAGAATCCCTGCGCTCGAAGAAGGCGCGGATGACTCGCAACGCCCTCCACGAGGCTGCGATCACCCGCGTCCTCGAGGACGGACTCGCTGCCGCCACCGTCGCGACGATCGCCGCCGACGCCGGCGTGTCCACCCGCACCTTCTTCAACTACTTCGACACCAAAGAGGACGCGATCGTCGGCCTCGGCGCCGATGTCAGCGTCGACGAGGGCCTCGCCGACGACTACGTCTATTCCGGTTCCGGGCTGAGCACTCTGGCCGAGGACACGGCACGCTTCGTCCGTGAGGCACTGCTCATCGGTTCGGTCGATCCGGAGCTGCCGGCGCGCCGACGTCGTCTCTTCGCCCTCTACCCGGAGCTCGTGAGCAAGAGCTTCGACCGGGCCGAAGCCCTCGAAGAGATCGTCGCCGGACATGTGCTGCGCCGGCTGCGTCACCTCGGCCAGGAATTCTCGACCGAGGACTCCGCCTGGCGCAGCGCCCGCATGCTCACCCAACTCTGTCGAGTCCCCCTCAACCATGCGGGCCAGACGATCAAGCGGAATCCCGAGACGGTCGAGGAGAAGGGCGGTACTCCGGCGATCTTCGACGATTCTCTCGGGCTCTTCCTCAAGGTCCTCGACCGGCTCCGGTGA
- the dnaG gene encoding DNA primase: MAGLIKREDIDELRTRTRIDEVIGEFVTLKTAGIGSLKGLCPFHDEKTPSFTVRPQVGMYHCFGCGESGDVFTFLQKVEQLSFVEAVETLAGKAGMHLRYEDGKGPDREQASRRQRLLEMHEVAQRFFVQQLEADTGQIGRDFLTGRGFPPESSREFGIGFAPKSWDALTSHLKRAGFTDEEILAGGLASEGGRGIYDRFRGRVIWPIKDMTSRTIGFGARRLFDDDKGPKYLNTPETALYHKNQVLYGLDLAKKSIAKTKRVVIVEGYTDVMAAHLAGVEQAVATCGTAFGAEHVKIIRRLLGDDPTGQVIFTFDGDAAGQKAALKAFEFESLFTAQTFVAVEPDGLDPCDLRMQKGDAALRELIDGCKPLFEFVITTAIARFDLDTVEGRISAVKAAAEVLTDIRDQGSLTHYYRFVAGRIGVDIDEVESAVRTAQRRPRQNRQQSTEAAPRQTSYRDGPPPASTQAGQAHRTGPGAPVGPDGRAPADGQSGPGPARGYGLSGDGASVTANRDHGAGPRQRNSGAASVRETGDDRSIEYVYDERPDVSNLSAPISPTRLKTEKGALMVALQHPESVNAKLFDSLSSKAFEHPGYRRIQDAIKQAGGLTSAGTEQAKWAERVLEASDEELKPYVAQLLVSPLPIIEGTETRRFARGIVARLFDHDLERIAKELHSRLQRQDTADGAGQAALLGQLQTLEQHRARLKTLM; this comes from the coding sequence ATGGCCGGACTCATCAAGCGCGAGGACATCGACGAACTGCGCACCCGCACCCGCATCGACGAGGTGATCGGGGAGTTCGTCACCCTCAAGACCGCAGGCATCGGCTCCCTCAAGGGACTGTGTCCCTTCCACGACGAGAAGACCCCGTCGTTCACCGTGCGTCCGCAGGTCGGGATGTACCACTGCTTCGGCTGCGGGGAGTCCGGGGACGTCTTCACCTTCCTCCAGAAGGTCGAGCAGCTCAGCTTCGTCGAAGCCGTCGAGACGCTGGCCGGCAAGGCCGGAATGCACCTGCGCTACGAGGACGGGAAGGGACCCGACCGGGAACAGGCGAGCCGACGTCAGCGCCTGCTCGAGATGCATGAGGTCGCCCAGCGCTTCTTCGTCCAACAGCTCGAAGCCGACACCGGGCAGATCGGACGCGATTTCCTCACCGGGCGAGGCTTCCCGCCCGAATCCAGCCGTGAGTTCGGCATCGGCTTCGCCCCGAAGTCCTGGGACGCCCTGACCTCCCACCTGAAACGGGCAGGCTTCACCGATGAGGAGATCCTCGCAGGGGGCCTGGCCAGCGAGGGCGGCCGCGGCATCTATGACCGGTTCCGGGGGCGCGTGATCTGGCCGATCAAGGACATGACGTCCCGGACCATCGGCTTCGGAGCGCGTCGCCTCTTCGACGACGACAAGGGCCCGAAGTACCTCAACACCCCGGAGACCGCGCTCTATCACAAGAATCAGGTCCTCTACGGGCTGGACCTGGCCAAGAAGTCGATTGCGAAGACCAAACGGGTCGTCATCGTAGAAGGCTACACCGACGTCATGGCCGCGCATCTGGCTGGAGTCGAGCAGGCCGTGGCCACCTGCGGAACGGCCTTCGGAGCCGAACATGTCAAGATCATCCGCCGTCTCCTCGGCGACGATCCCACCGGACAGGTGATCTTCACCTTCGACGGAGACGCCGCCGGGCAGAAGGCCGCGCTCAAGGCCTTCGAGTTCGAGAGCCTCTTCACCGCCCAGACCTTCGTGGCCGTCGAACCCGACGGCCTCGACCCCTGCGATCTGCGCATGCAGAAGGGCGACGCGGCCCTGCGTGAGCTCATCGACGGCTGCAAACCCCTGTTCGAATTCGTCATCACCACCGCCATCGCCCGTTTCGACCTCGACACCGTCGAAGGTCGCATCTCCGCAGTCAAGGCCGCCGCCGAGGTGCTCACCGACATCCGGGATCAGGGCAGCCTCACCCACTACTACCGATTCGTCGCCGGCCGCATCGGCGTCGACATCGACGAAGTCGAATCCGCCGTCCGCACGGCGCAGCGACGTCCGCGGCAGAATCGTCAGCAGAGCACCGAGGCGGCGCCGCGGCAGACGTCCTACCGTGACGGTCCACCGCCGGCCTCCACACAGGCGGGCCAGGCACATCGGACCGGGCCCGGCGCGCCGGTCGGCCCCGACGGTCGTGCGCCGGCCGACGGACAATCCGGACCCGGACCCGCACGCGGTTACGGACTATCGGGTGATGGTGCGAGCGTGACTGCGAACCGGGACCATGGGGCCGGTCCGAGACAGCGGAACTCGGGGGCAGCCTCGGTGAGGGAGACCGGAGACGACCGCAGCATCGAATACGTCTACGACGAACGCCCCGACGTCTCGAACCTCTCGGCGCCGATCAGCCCGACCCGGCTGAAGACCGAGAAGGGCGCCCTCATGGTCGCCCTCCAGCACCCCGAGTCCGTCAATGCGAAGCTCTTCGACTCCCTGTCGTCGAAGGCCTTCGAACACCCCGGGTACCGGCGTATCCAGGACGCGATCAAGCAGGCGGGGGGACTGACTTCGGCCGGGACCGAGCAGGCGAAGTGGGCCGAACGAGTCCTCGAAGCCAGCGATGAAGAACTCAAACCCTATGTCGCGCAGCTGCTCGTCTCACCGCTGCCGATCATCGAGGGCACCGAGACCCGGCGGTTCGCCCGCGGCATCGTCGCACGCCTGTTCGACCATGACCTCGAACGCATCGCCAAGGAGCTCCACTCCCGGCTGCAGCGCCAGGACACCGCCGACGGCGCCGGACAGGCAGCGCTGCTCGGTCAGCTGCAGACTCTCGAACAGCACCGTGCCAGGCTGAAGACGCTCATGTGA
- a CDS encoding deoxyguanosinetriphosphate triphosphohydrolase, with amino-acid sequence MSFDTHPRASVGTGTVAVYTPRDEERWVSEPAKNPRRSAFQRDRARVLHSAGLRRLGAKTQVVSPGTDDFVRTRLTHSLEVAQVGRELARYLGCDPDIVDTACLSHDLGHPPFGHHGETILDALSKDIGGFEGNAQTLRLVTRIEPKVIAADGRPAGLNLTRASLDALTKYPWPRAEATAGRRDSGVRKFGVYDDDTDVFDFYREGIENGQKCIEAQVMDLADDISYSVHDVEDAIVAGHLDLADFESGTSSEARRTELFEITRQWYLPSTSDAEMDKALSRLQAAAYWPNGAFDGSRRAQAGLKHMTSQLIGRFVGAAESATREEFGWEPLARYSASLVVPEATSIEIAVLKGMATLTVMVAEDRLRLHDIQAAVIGELAEWYSEHPEKLDPMFRADHAEATSDSVRLRVIVDQIASLTDHSAWALYHHLNAGAGDRL; translated from the coding sequence ATGTCCTTCGACACTCACCCGCGCGCCTCCGTGGGAACGGGAACCGTGGCGGTCTACACGCCACGGGATGAGGAACGGTGGGTGAGCGAACCGGCGAAGAATCCGCGGCGCTCGGCCTTCCAACGCGACCGTGCCCGCGTCCTCCACTCCGCAGGCCTGCGCCGCCTCGGGGCGAAGACCCAGGTCGTGTCTCCGGGCACAGACGACTTCGTGCGCACCCGGCTCACCCACTCCCTCGAGGTCGCCCAGGTCGGTCGCGAACTCGCCCGCTACCTCGGCTGTGACCCCGACATCGTCGACACCGCGTGCCTGTCCCACGACCTCGGCCACCCTCCCTTCGGACACCACGGGGAGACGATCCTCGACGCTCTGAGCAAGGACATCGGTGGGTTCGAAGGCAATGCGCAGACCCTGCGCCTGGTCACCCGGATCGAACCGAAGGTCATCGCCGCCGACGGGCGGCCCGCCGGGCTCAATCTCACCCGTGCCAGCCTCGACGCCCTGACGAAGTATCCGTGGCCGCGGGCCGAAGCCACCGCCGGCCGCCGCGACTCAGGGGTGCGCAAGTTCGGCGTCTACGACGACGACACCGACGTCTTCGACTTCTACCGTGAGGGCATCGAGAACGGACAGAAGTGCATCGAGGCCCAGGTCATGGACTTAGCCGATGACATCTCGTACTCCGTCCACGACGTCGAGGACGCGATCGTCGCCGGCCACCTCGACCTCGCCGACTTCGAGTCCGGCACCTCTTCCGAGGCCCGCCGGACCGAACTCTTCGAGATCACCCGCCAGTGGTACCTGCCGTCAACGAGCGATGCGGAGATGGACAAGGCGCTCAGCCGTCTGCAGGCGGCCGCGTACTGGCCGAATGGGGCCTTCGACGGCTCCCGCCGGGCCCAGGCCGGCCTCAAGCACATGACCAGCCAGCTCATCGGCCGCTTCGTCGGCGCTGCCGAATCGGCGACCCGTGAGGAGTTCGGGTGGGAGCCGCTGGCCCGCTACTCGGCCTCCCTCGTCGTGCCCGAAGCCACCTCCATCGAGATCGCCGTGCTCAAGGGGATGGCCACCTTGACGGTGATGGTCGCCGAGGATCGACTGCGGCTGCATGACATCCAGGCCGCCGTCATCGGCGAACTCGCCGAGTGGTATTCCGAACACCCGGAAAAGCTCGACCCGATGTTCCGTGCCGACCATGCCGAGGCCACGAGCGACTCGGTGCGCCTGCGGGTCATCGTCGACCAGATCGCCTCCCTGACCGACCATTCGGCATGGGCGCTCTACCACCACCTCAACGCCGGGGCGGGGGATCGACTCTAG
- the dusB gene encoding tRNA dihydrouridine synthase DusB, giving the protein MSVISPASETASPAAAAPLRIGPIELSSPVVLAPMAGITNTAFRRLCREYGAGLYVTEMVTTRALVERSPKTMRIIHHEPYETPRSVQLYGVDPVTMGQAVRMLVEEDRADHIDLNFGCPVPKVTRKGGGSALPWKQDLFTAIVTTAVDEAARGDIPVTVKMRKGIDADHTTFLDAAETARNAGVAAVALHGRTTADLYSGKADWDAIARLKDHLGDTVPVLGNGDIFAAEDALDMMARTGCDGVVIGRGCQGRPWLFGDLANALNGSEERHRPGLAEVARAVYKHGEYLVDHFEDEFYGVRDLRKHIAWYFKGYPVGGELRSQLAMVSSLEELAGLLDQLDKDAPYPGEAAEGSRGRTTRPKRPHLPEGWLDSRIFDPSGRSLLSEAELDISGG; this is encoded by the coding sequence GTGAGTGTCATCAGCCCTGCCTCAGAAACCGCGTCCCCGGCCGCCGCAGCACCCCTGCGCATCGGCCCCATCGAGCTGTCCTCACCGGTCGTGCTCGCACCGATGGCCGGGATCACGAACACCGCCTTCCGCCGCCTGTGCCGCGAGTACGGAGCCGGACTCTACGTCACGGAGATGGTCACCACCCGGGCCCTCGTCGAACGCAGCCCGAAGACGATGCGCATCATCCACCACGAACCGTATGAGACCCCGCGCTCTGTCCAGCTCTACGGCGTCGACCCCGTGACGATGGGCCAGGCCGTGCGCATGCTCGTCGAGGAGGATCGGGCCGACCACATCGACCTCAACTTCGGCTGCCCCGTGCCCAAGGTCACCCGCAAGGGCGGGGGCTCGGCCCTGCCCTGGAAGCAGGACCTGTTCACCGCCATCGTCACCACCGCGGTCGACGAGGCGGCCCGCGGCGACATCCCCGTGACCGTGAAGATGCGCAAAGGCATCGACGCCGACCACACCACCTTCCTCGATGCCGCCGAGACCGCGCGCAACGCCGGGGTCGCCGCCGTCGCCCTGCACGGCCGTACGACCGCCGACCTCTACTCGGGGAAGGCGGACTGGGACGCGATCGCTCGACTCAAGGACCACCTCGGCGACACCGTTCCCGTGCTCGGCAACGGCGACATCTTCGCCGCCGAGGATGCCCTGGACATGATGGCCAGGACCGGCTGCGACGGTGTCGTCATCGGCCGCGGCTGCCAGGGCAGGCCCTGGCTCTTCGGCGACCTCGCGAACGCTCTGAACGGCAGCGAAGAACGTCATCGTCCCGGCCTCGCCGAGGTGGCCCGTGCCGTGTACAAACACGGCGAATACCTCGTCGACCATTTCGAGGACGAGTTCTACGGAGTCCGTGACCTGCGCAAGCACATCGCGTGGTACTTCAAGGGCTACCCGGTCGGAGGAGAGCTGCGCAGCCAGCTGGCCATGGTCTCCTCGCTCGAGGAACTGGCCGGACTACTCGATCAGCTCGACAAGGACGCCCCGTATCCCGGCGAGGCAGCCGAAGGCTCGCGCGGACGCACGACGCGGCCGAAGCGCCCGCACCTGCCCGAGGGCTGGTTGGATTCCCGCATCTTCGACCCCAGCGGCAGATCACTGCTGTCCGAGGCCGAACTCGACATCTCGGGAGGCTGA
- a CDS encoding ATP-binding cassette domain-containing protein, with protein sequence MPIAITVSELDYLLGDDTEIFSRLTATIPAALVGLVGDNGVGKSTFAKILAGLIPATSGSVTGANGAVYIDQLLPHSGQRVDEALGIADVRVALQRALDGDAGEDDFSIIGDDWDIDERALAATAELGLHLEAGDLDRSLSSFSGGQATRIGLARAALVGDAWLILDEPSNNLDEGGRELLLTLLRTRRGSTLVISHDRTLLTHVDSIVEMTDRLRVYGGNFDDYEAMVAAEEAAKAQRVVDAKKAHAIEKRQRIELETKLSRSERKAAKDKENKRRPKIAMNGLTNFAEKSAAKRRGDTAADEAKASAELEAAKDALRRSANVRLDLPDTYVHASKRVLEISTAASANLDRPAEIVGPERIRLTGPNGTGKSTLLAAIMAAAESHSAAEPGPPITELFGDLDITVSVPVAHLDQQYRLPTELTVMEAVRSGNPHLDPHRVHEVLAAMGLRKGRTEQICATLSGGERFRVALAAGLLQEPAPQLLVLDEPGNNLDLTSLEALVTALDGFRGAMIVVTHDDRLAAELKVDAEWDVREFLRAGSVEMDR encoded by the coding sequence ATGCCTATCGCAATCACTGTGTCCGAACTGGACTACCTCCTCGGCGACGATACCGAGATCTTCTCCCGACTCACCGCTACCATTCCTGCTGCACTCGTTGGATTGGTCGGTGACAACGGAGTCGGCAAATCCACATTCGCGAAGATCCTGGCGGGACTGATACCTGCTACGTCTGGATCTGTCACCGGCGCGAACGGTGCCGTCTACATCGATCAGCTGCTGCCGCATTCTGGGCAGCGCGTCGATGAAGCCCTCGGCATCGCCGATGTCCGCGTGGCCCTGCAGCGCGCATTGGATGGCGACGCCGGCGAAGACGACTTCTCCATCATCGGGGACGACTGGGACATCGACGAGCGGGCGCTGGCCGCCACCGCCGAACTCGGCCTGCATCTCGAAGCAGGCGACCTCGACCGCAGCCTCAGCAGCTTCTCCGGCGGTCAGGCCACCAGGATCGGATTGGCCCGCGCCGCACTGGTCGGCGATGCCTGGCTGATCCTCGACGAACCGAGCAACAACCTCGACGAGGGAGGGCGCGAACTGCTGCTGACTCTGCTGAGAACACGTCGCGGATCCACCCTGGTCATCTCCCACGACCGCACCCTGCTGACGCACGTGGACTCGATCGTCGAGATGACCGACCGCCTGCGCGTCTACGGAGGCAACTTCGACGACTATGAGGCGATGGTCGCTGCAGAAGAGGCAGCGAAGGCGCAGCGCGTCGTCGACGCGAAGAAGGCGCACGCAATCGAGAAGCGCCAACGCATCGAACTCGAGACGAAACTCTCCCGTTCCGAACGCAAAGCCGCCAAAGATAAGGAGAACAAGCGCCGACCCAAGATCGCGATGAACGGACTGACCAACTTCGCCGAGAAGTCAGCGGCCAAACGCCGCGGGGACACAGCAGCGGACGAAGCGAAGGCATCAGCCGAGCTCGAGGCCGCCAAGGATGCGCTGCGCCGCAGCGCAAACGTCCGCCTCGACCTGCCCGACACGTACGTCCATGCGAGCAAACGCGTCCTGGAGATCTCAACGGCCGCTTCGGCGAATCTGGACCGACCCGCCGAGATCGTCGGACCCGAGCGCATCCGCCTGACGGGACCGAACGGGACCGGCAAGTCCACCCTGTTGGCGGCCATCATGGCAGCCGCTGAGAGTCACAGTGCGGCCGAACCCGGCCCACCGATCACCGAGCTCTTCGGGGACCTCGACATCACAGTCTCCGTGCCCGTGGCCCACCTCGACCAGCAGTACCGGCTGCCGACCGAACTCACGGTGATGGAGGCGGTGCGTTCGGGCAATCCCCACCTGGACCCGCACCGCGTCCACGAAGTCCTCGCCGCCATGGGCCTGCGCAAGGGCCGCACCGAGCAGATCTGTGCGACCCTGTCGGGCGGGGAGCGCTTCCGCGTGGCGCTGGCCGCAGGACTCCTGCAGGAACCGGCTCCACAGCTGCTCGTGCTCGACGAACCGGGAAATAATCTCGACCTGACCTCGCTCGAGGCGTTGGTGACCGCGCTCGACGGATTCAGGGGAGCGATGATCGTCGTCACCCACGACGACCGGCTCGCCGCCGAGCTGAAGGTCGACGCCGAATGGGACGTGCGGGAATTTCTGCGCGCCGGATCCGTTGAGATGGACAGATGA